From one Vanacampus margaritifer isolate UIUO_Vmar chromosome 12, RoL_Vmar_1.0, whole genome shotgun sequence genomic stretch:
- the ppm1ba gene encoding protein phosphatase 1B isoform X6, whose protein sequence is MGAFLDKPKTEKHNAHGEGNGIRYGLSSMQGWRVEMEDAHTAALGLPAPGLTDWSFFAVYDGHAGSRVANYCSKHLLEHIISASFGAGGQQSSSAASESTTDAPLAEIAPTVEAVKAGIRAGFLRIDEHMRSFSDLRNGMDRSGSTAVGVLLSPEHFFFMNCGDSRAVLYRNSQVCFSTHDHKPCNPRERERIQNAGGSVMIQRVNGSLAVSRALGDYDYKCVVGRGPTEQLVSPEPEVYEMVRTPEQDQFVILACDGIWDVMSNEELCEFVKSRLEVSDDLERVCNEVVDTCLHKGSRDNMSVVLVCLPNTPKVSEEAVRRDAEINQYLESRVEAMMSRPANEGFPDLATVMRNLSTDGGMPALPPGGGLASK, encoded by the exons ATGGGTGCCTTCCTGGACAAGCCCAAAACGGAGAAGCACAACGCCCATGGCGAAGGGAACGGCATCCGCTACGGGCTGAGCTCCATGCAGGGCTGGCGCGTGGAGATGGAAGATGCTCACACAGCCGCGCTGGGACTGCCCGCACCCGGTCTGACGGACTGGTCCTTTTTTGCCGTCTATGACGGCCATGCGGGCTCCAGGGTTGCCAACTACTGCTCCAAGCACCTTCTGGAACACATAATCAGTGCCAGTTTCGGGGCCGGGGGGCAGCAGAGCTCGTCAGCCGCTTCAGAGAGCACGACCGACGCACCTCTGGCAGAGATTGCCCCCACGGTGGAGGCGGTGAAAGCCGGCATCCGGGCGGGCTTCCTGAGGATCGACGAGCACATGCGCAGCTTCTCGGACCTGCGCAACGGCATGGACCGAAGTGGCTCCACGGCCGTGGGCGTCCTCCTCTCGCCCGAGCATTTCTTTTTCATGAACTGCGGCGACTCTCGAGCCGTTTTGTACCGAAACTCCCAAGTGTGCTTCTCCACGCACGACCACAAGCCTTGCAACCCGCGCGAGAGGGAGCGCATCCAGAACGCCGGCGGATCCGTCATGATCCAGAGGGTGAACGGGTCGCTGGCCGTCTCCCGGGCCTTGGGGGACTACGACTATAAGTGCGTCGTTGGAAGGGGCCCCACCGAGCAGCTGGTGAGCCCCGAGCCGGAGGTGTACGAGATGGTTCGGACCCCTGAGCAGGATCAGTTTGTGATCCTGGCGTGCGACGGAATCTGGGACGTCATGTCCAACGAGGAGCTGTGCGAGTTTGTCAAATCGAGGCTGGAGGTATCCGACGACCTGGAGAGAGTCTGCAATGAAGTGGTGGACACCTGCCTGCACAAG GGGAGCCGGGATAACATGAGTGTTGTGTTAGTTTGTTTGCCCAACACTCCCAAAGTGTCGGAGGAAGCTGTGAGGAGAGATGCAGAAATCAACCAGTACTTGGAGTCTCGCGTGGAAG CGATGATGTCTCGGCCGGCCAACGAGGGCTTTCCCGACCTGGCCACGGTGATGAGGAACCTGTCCACTGACGGTGGCATGCCGGCACTGCCGCCAGGGGGAGGCCTTGCCAGCAAGTAA
- the ppm1ba gene encoding protein phosphatase 1B isoform X5: MGAFLDKPKTEKHNAHGEGNGIRYGLSSMQGWRVEMEDAHTAALGLPAPGLTDWSFFAVYDGHAGSRVANYCSKHLLEHIISASFGAGGQQSSSAASESTTDAPLAEIAPTVEAVKAGIRAGFLRIDEHMRSFSDLRNGMDRSGSTAVGVLLSPEHFFFMNCGDSRAVLYRNSQVCFSTHDHKPCNPRERERIQNAGGSVMIQRVNGSLAVSRALGDYDYKCVVGRGPTEQLVSPEPEVYEMVRTPEQDQFVILACDGIWDVMSNEELCEFVKSRLEVSDDLERVCNEVVDTCLHKGSRDNMSVVLVCLPNTPKVSEEAVRRDAEINQYLESRVEAMMSRPANEGFPDLATVMRNLSTDGGMPALPPGGGLASKQSVIEAVYNSLSPYREEEGPSCFI; encoded by the exons ATGGGTGCCTTCCTGGACAAGCCCAAAACGGAGAAGCACAACGCCCATGGCGAAGGGAACGGCATCCGCTACGGGCTGAGCTCCATGCAGGGCTGGCGCGTGGAGATGGAAGATGCTCACACAGCCGCGCTGGGACTGCCCGCACCCGGTCTGACGGACTGGTCCTTTTTTGCCGTCTATGACGGCCATGCGGGCTCCAGGGTTGCCAACTACTGCTCCAAGCACCTTCTGGAACACATAATCAGTGCCAGTTTCGGGGCCGGGGGGCAGCAGAGCTCGTCAGCCGCTTCAGAGAGCACGACCGACGCACCTCTGGCAGAGATTGCCCCCACGGTGGAGGCGGTGAAAGCCGGCATCCGGGCGGGCTTCCTGAGGATCGACGAGCACATGCGCAGCTTCTCGGACCTGCGCAACGGCATGGACCGAAGTGGCTCCACGGCCGTGGGCGTCCTCCTCTCGCCCGAGCATTTCTTTTTCATGAACTGCGGCGACTCTCGAGCCGTTTTGTACCGAAACTCCCAAGTGTGCTTCTCCACGCACGACCACAAGCCTTGCAACCCGCGCGAGAGGGAGCGCATCCAGAACGCCGGCGGATCCGTCATGATCCAGAGGGTGAACGGGTCGCTGGCCGTCTCCCGGGCCTTGGGGGACTACGACTATAAGTGCGTCGTTGGAAGGGGCCCCACCGAGCAGCTGGTGAGCCCCGAGCCGGAGGTGTACGAGATGGTTCGGACCCCTGAGCAGGATCAGTTTGTGATCCTGGCGTGCGACGGAATCTGGGACGTCATGTCCAACGAGGAGCTGTGCGAGTTTGTCAAATCGAGGCTGGAGGTATCCGACGACCTGGAGAGAGTCTGCAATGAAGTGGTGGACACCTGCCTGCACAAG GGGAGCCGGGATAACATGAGTGTTGTGTTAGTTTGTTTGCCCAACACTCCCAAAGTGTCGGAGGAAGCTGTGAGGAGAGATGCAGAAATCAACCAGTACTTGGAGTCTCGCGTGGAAG CGATGATGTCTCGGCCGGCCAACGAGGGCTTTCCCGACCTGGCCACGGTGATGAGGAACCTGTCCACTGACGGTGGCATGCCGGCACTGCCGCCAGGGGGAGGCCTTGCCAGCAA ACAAAGCGTTATCGAAGCGGTGTACAACAGTCTCAGTCCGTACAGAGAAGAAGAAGGG CCCTCCTGTTTCATTTG A
- the slc3a1 gene encoding amino acid transporter heavy chain SLC3A1 has product MELAKVNPAFQDVEDGEPAKDIATAAPVEPEAKAVDPPDEEYTQIKPYAGMPKEVLLLYSSRACYRVLREILFWLIVACTLTLLALTITVVALSPRCLSWWQVSPVYQVYPRSFRDSDGDGVGDLKGIQEKLSHFEYLNIKSVWVSPFYRSPMRDSGYDVEDFRAVDPLFGTMQDFDDLLAEMHKLGLKLIMDFIPNHTSDKHRWFNMSRARDPHYDDYYVWADCNATGPKPNNWVSVFGNSSWTYDEVRGQCYLHQFLKEQPDLNFRNPRVRQEMLDIIQFWLDKGVDGFRMDAVKYLLEAAHLRDEPQVDPRKPPESVMSERDLHHDFTTTQLGLHDMLREWRAHMDVLSREPGRYRLMVTDSFDGPEVEKTMMYYGTSLVKESDFPFNFYLVDLPVNTNGLWVKYLVHLWMSNMPTGRWPNWLVGNHNTPRVVSRAGQRYTRVINMLLLTLPGTPTTYYGEEIGMEDVNVTESHFQDSAGRYNAVSGGAPQRSPMQWSPDANAGFNNKTNVTWLPVHPNYRIVNVEVQKQDEGSALSQYRRLSQLRQSELLLQRGWFCYVHADRNVFAYLRELDGLDRAFLLVLNFGRRSAVTDLSALAELPERLRVLMSTDRADDGKAVSKSGIATEAGEGLLIEFPARARFHTNHQGQCYISEKACYLSAMDILYTC; this is encoded by the exons ATGGAGCTCGCCAAGGTGAATCCGGCTTTCCAGGACGTAGAAGACGGCGAGCCTGCGAAGGACATTGCCACCGCTGCTCCCGTGGAGCCGGAAGCGAAGGCGGTGGACCCCCCTGATGAGGAGTACACGCAGATCAAGCCGTACGCCGGCATGCCCAAAGAGGTGCTGCTGCTTTATTCGTCGCGGGCCTGCTACCGAGTCCTGCGGGAGATCCTGTTCTGGCTGATAGTGGCGTGCACGCTCACGCTGTTGGCACTCACCATCACCGTGGTGGCGCTGTCGCCACGCTGCCTCAGCTGGTGGCAGGTGTCCCCCGTCTACCAGGTGTACCCCCGCTCCTTCAGGGACTCTGATGGCGATGGAGTGGGAGACCTCAAAG GCATTCAGGAGAAGCTGAGCCATTTTGAGTACCTGAACATCAAGTCTGTTTGGGTCAGCCCTTTCTACCGCTCTCCCATGAGGGACTCGGGTTACGACGTGGAAGATTTCCGGGCTGTCGACCCGCTCTTCGGCACCATGCAGGACTTCGATGACCTTTTGGCGGAGATGCACAAATTAG GTTTAAAGCTCATCATGGACTTCATTCCCAATCACACCAGCGACAAGCACCGCTGGTTTAACATGAGTCGTGCCAGAGATCCGCACTACGACGACTACTATGTCTGGGCTGACTGCAATGCAACAGGACCCAAGCCCAATAATTGG GTGAGTGTGTTCGGAAACTCATCGTGGACGTACGACGAGGTTCGAGGACAGTGTTACCTGCACCAGTTCCTCAAGGAGCAACCAGACCTGAACTTCCGAAACCCTCGCGTCCGCCAGGAGATGCTT GATATCATCCAATTCTGGCTGGACAAGGGAGTGGACGGCTTCCGCATGGATGCCGTCAAGTACCTGCTGGAGGCCGCGCACCTGAGGGACGAGCCACAGGTGGACCCCAGGAAGCCTCCC GAATCGGTGATGTCTGAGCGGGACCTCCACCACGACTTCACCACCACGCAGCTGGGCTTGCATGATATGCTGAGGGAGTGGAGGGCTCACATGGACGTCCTCAGCCGGGAACCGGGCAGATACAG GTTAATGGTGACCGATTCGTTTGATGGCCCCGAGGTGGAAAAGACCATGATGTACTACGGGACGTCTCTGGTGAAAGAGAGCGACTTCCCTTTCAACTTCTACCTTGTGGACTTGCCTGTCAACACCAACGGCCTGTGGGTCAAATATCTGGTGCATCTGTGGATGTCCAACATGCCCACCGGGCGCTGGCCCAACTGGCTG GTCGGGAATCACAACACGCCTCGTGTCGTCTCCAGGGCTGGTCAGCGTTACACGCGGGTCATCAACATGCTCCTGCTGACGCTTCCTGGTACGCCCACCACTTACTATGGCGAGGAGATTGGCATGGAGGATGTTAACGTGACTGAGAGTCACTTTCAGGATTCAGCTGGCAGATACAATGCG GTGTCAGGTGGAGCTCCTCAGCGTTCTCCAATGCAGTGGAGTCCTGATGCCAATGCGGGCTTCAACAACAAGACCAACGTGACCTGGTTGCCCGTGCATCCCAACTACAGAATTGTCAACGTGGAG GTCCAGAAGCAAGACGAAGGCTCGGCGCTGTCTCAGTACCGCCGTCTCAGCCAGCTGCGTCAGTCGGAGCTGCTCCTCCAACGGGGCTGGTTCTGCTACGTCCACGCCGACCGCAACGTCTTCGCCTACCTGCGAGAGCTGGACGGGCTGGACCGCGCCTTCCTGCTGGTGCTCAACTTCGGCCGCCGGTCGGCCGTCACCGACCTCTCGGCGCTGGCGGAGCTGCCAGAGCGGCTGCGGGTTCTGATGAGCACCGACCGGGCCGACGACGGCAAAGCGGTCAGCAAGTCTGGGATCGCCACCGAAGCGGGAGAGGGTTTGCTGATTGAGTTTCCCGCCCGCGCTCGCTTTCACACCAACCACCAGGGGCAGTGTTACATCTCGGAGAAGGCCTGTTATTTGAGCGCCATGGACATTCTCTATACATGCTAA
- the ppm1ba gene encoding protein phosphatase 1B isoform X4 — translation MGAFLDKPKTEKHNAHGEGNGIRYGLSSMQGWRVEMEDAHTAALGLPAPGLTDWSFFAVYDGHAGSRVANYCSKHLLEHIISASFGAGGQQSSSAASESTTDAPLAEIAPTVEAVKAGIRAGFLRIDEHMRSFSDLRNGMDRSGSTAVGVLLSPEHFFFMNCGDSRAVLYRNSQVCFSTHDHKPCNPRERERIQNAGGSVMIQRVNGSLAVSRALGDYDYKCVVGRGPTEQLVSPEPEVYEMVRTPEQDQFVILACDGIWDVMSNEELCEFVKSRLEVSDDLERVCNEVVDTCLHKGSRDNMSVVLVCLPNTPKVSEEAVRRDAEINQYLESRVEAMMSRPANEGFPDLATVMRNLSTDGGMPALPPGGGLASKQSVIEAVYNSLSPYREEEGPSCFIW, via the exons ATGGGTGCCTTCCTGGACAAGCCCAAAACGGAGAAGCACAACGCCCATGGCGAAGGGAACGGCATCCGCTACGGGCTGAGCTCCATGCAGGGCTGGCGCGTGGAGATGGAAGATGCTCACACAGCCGCGCTGGGACTGCCCGCACCCGGTCTGACGGACTGGTCCTTTTTTGCCGTCTATGACGGCCATGCGGGCTCCAGGGTTGCCAACTACTGCTCCAAGCACCTTCTGGAACACATAATCAGTGCCAGTTTCGGGGCCGGGGGGCAGCAGAGCTCGTCAGCCGCTTCAGAGAGCACGACCGACGCACCTCTGGCAGAGATTGCCCCCACGGTGGAGGCGGTGAAAGCCGGCATCCGGGCGGGCTTCCTGAGGATCGACGAGCACATGCGCAGCTTCTCGGACCTGCGCAACGGCATGGACCGAAGTGGCTCCACGGCCGTGGGCGTCCTCCTCTCGCCCGAGCATTTCTTTTTCATGAACTGCGGCGACTCTCGAGCCGTTTTGTACCGAAACTCCCAAGTGTGCTTCTCCACGCACGACCACAAGCCTTGCAACCCGCGCGAGAGGGAGCGCATCCAGAACGCCGGCGGATCCGTCATGATCCAGAGGGTGAACGGGTCGCTGGCCGTCTCCCGGGCCTTGGGGGACTACGACTATAAGTGCGTCGTTGGAAGGGGCCCCACCGAGCAGCTGGTGAGCCCCGAGCCGGAGGTGTACGAGATGGTTCGGACCCCTGAGCAGGATCAGTTTGTGATCCTGGCGTGCGACGGAATCTGGGACGTCATGTCCAACGAGGAGCTGTGCGAGTTTGTCAAATCGAGGCTGGAGGTATCCGACGACCTGGAGAGAGTCTGCAATGAAGTGGTGGACACCTGCCTGCACAAG GGGAGCCGGGATAACATGAGTGTTGTGTTAGTTTGTTTGCCCAACACTCCCAAAGTGTCGGAGGAAGCTGTGAGGAGAGATGCAGAAATCAACCAGTACTTGGAGTCTCGCGTGGAAG CGATGATGTCTCGGCCGGCCAACGAGGGCTTTCCCGACCTGGCCACGGTGATGAGGAACCTGTCCACTGACGGTGGCATGCCGGCACTGCCGCCAGGGGGAGGCCTTGCCAGCAA ACAAAGCGTTATCGAAGCGGTGTACAACAGTCTCAGTCCGTACAGAGAAGAAGAAGGG CCCTCCTGTTTCATTTGGTAA
- the ppm1ba gene encoding protein phosphatase 1B isoform X2: MGAFLDKPKTEKHNAHGEGNGIRYGLSSMQGWRVEMEDAHTAALGLPAPGLTDWSFFAVYDGHAGSRVANYCSKHLLEHIISASFGAGGQQSSSAASESTTDAPLAEIAPTVEAVKAGIRAGFLRIDEHMRSFSDLRNGMDRSGSTAVGVLLSPEHFFFMNCGDSRAVLYRNSQVCFSTHDHKPCNPRERERIQNAGGSVMIQRVNGSLAVSRALGDYDYKCVVGRGPTEQLVSPEPEVYEMVRTPEQDQFVILACDGIWDVMSNEELCEFVKSRLEVSDDLERVCNEVVDTCLHKGSRDNMSVVLVCLPNTPKVSEEAVRRDAEINQYLESRVEAMMSRPANEGFPDLATVMRNLSTDGGMPALPPGGGLASKQSVIEAVYNSLSPYREEEGVGLSQCACAWQR; this comes from the exons ATGGGTGCCTTCCTGGACAAGCCCAAAACGGAGAAGCACAACGCCCATGGCGAAGGGAACGGCATCCGCTACGGGCTGAGCTCCATGCAGGGCTGGCGCGTGGAGATGGAAGATGCTCACACAGCCGCGCTGGGACTGCCCGCACCCGGTCTGACGGACTGGTCCTTTTTTGCCGTCTATGACGGCCATGCGGGCTCCAGGGTTGCCAACTACTGCTCCAAGCACCTTCTGGAACACATAATCAGTGCCAGTTTCGGGGCCGGGGGGCAGCAGAGCTCGTCAGCCGCTTCAGAGAGCACGACCGACGCACCTCTGGCAGAGATTGCCCCCACGGTGGAGGCGGTGAAAGCCGGCATCCGGGCGGGCTTCCTGAGGATCGACGAGCACATGCGCAGCTTCTCGGACCTGCGCAACGGCATGGACCGAAGTGGCTCCACGGCCGTGGGCGTCCTCCTCTCGCCCGAGCATTTCTTTTTCATGAACTGCGGCGACTCTCGAGCCGTTTTGTACCGAAACTCCCAAGTGTGCTTCTCCACGCACGACCACAAGCCTTGCAACCCGCGCGAGAGGGAGCGCATCCAGAACGCCGGCGGATCCGTCATGATCCAGAGGGTGAACGGGTCGCTGGCCGTCTCCCGGGCCTTGGGGGACTACGACTATAAGTGCGTCGTTGGAAGGGGCCCCACCGAGCAGCTGGTGAGCCCCGAGCCGGAGGTGTACGAGATGGTTCGGACCCCTGAGCAGGATCAGTTTGTGATCCTGGCGTGCGACGGAATCTGGGACGTCATGTCCAACGAGGAGCTGTGCGAGTTTGTCAAATCGAGGCTGGAGGTATCCGACGACCTGGAGAGAGTCTGCAATGAAGTGGTGGACACCTGCCTGCACAAG GGGAGCCGGGATAACATGAGTGTTGTGTTAGTTTGTTTGCCCAACACTCCCAAAGTGTCGGAGGAAGCTGTGAGGAGAGATGCAGAAATCAACCAGTACTTGGAGTCTCGCGTGGAAG CGATGATGTCTCGGCCGGCCAACGAGGGCTTTCCCGACCTGGCCACGGTGATGAGGAACCTGTCCACTGACGGTGGCATGCCGGCACTGCCGCCAGGGGGAGGCCTTGCCAGCAA ACAAAGCGTTATCGAAGCGGTGTACAACAGTCTCAGTCCGTACAGAGAAGAAGAAGGG GTTGGCCTATCACAGTGCGCATGTGCGTGGCAGAGATAA
- the ppm1ba gene encoding protein phosphatase 1B isoform X1 yields MGAFLDKPKTEKHNAHGEGNGIRYGLSSMQGWRVEMEDAHTAALGLPAPGLTDWSFFAVYDGHAGSRVANYCSKHLLEHIISASFGAGGQQSSSAASESTTDAPLAEIAPTVEAVKAGIRAGFLRIDEHMRSFSDLRNGMDRSGSTAVGVLLSPEHFFFMNCGDSRAVLYRNSQVCFSTHDHKPCNPRERERIQNAGGSVMIQRVNGSLAVSRALGDYDYKCVVGRGPTEQLVSPEPEVYEMVRTPEQDQFVILACDGIWDVMSNEELCEFVKSRLEVSDDLERVCNEVVDTCLHKGSRDNMSVVLVCLPNTPKVSEEAVRRDAEINQYLESRVEAMMSRPANEGFPDLATVMRNLSTDGGMPALPPGGGLASKQSVIEAVYNSLSPYREEEGVSIRRAIQDFVASSSFDKSK; encoded by the exons ATGGGTGCCTTCCTGGACAAGCCCAAAACGGAGAAGCACAACGCCCATGGCGAAGGGAACGGCATCCGCTACGGGCTGAGCTCCATGCAGGGCTGGCGCGTGGAGATGGAAGATGCTCACACAGCCGCGCTGGGACTGCCCGCACCCGGTCTGACGGACTGGTCCTTTTTTGCCGTCTATGACGGCCATGCGGGCTCCAGGGTTGCCAACTACTGCTCCAAGCACCTTCTGGAACACATAATCAGTGCCAGTTTCGGGGCCGGGGGGCAGCAGAGCTCGTCAGCCGCTTCAGAGAGCACGACCGACGCACCTCTGGCAGAGATTGCCCCCACGGTGGAGGCGGTGAAAGCCGGCATCCGGGCGGGCTTCCTGAGGATCGACGAGCACATGCGCAGCTTCTCGGACCTGCGCAACGGCATGGACCGAAGTGGCTCCACGGCCGTGGGCGTCCTCCTCTCGCCCGAGCATTTCTTTTTCATGAACTGCGGCGACTCTCGAGCCGTTTTGTACCGAAACTCCCAAGTGTGCTTCTCCACGCACGACCACAAGCCTTGCAACCCGCGCGAGAGGGAGCGCATCCAGAACGCCGGCGGATCCGTCATGATCCAGAGGGTGAACGGGTCGCTGGCCGTCTCCCGGGCCTTGGGGGACTACGACTATAAGTGCGTCGTTGGAAGGGGCCCCACCGAGCAGCTGGTGAGCCCCGAGCCGGAGGTGTACGAGATGGTTCGGACCCCTGAGCAGGATCAGTTTGTGATCCTGGCGTGCGACGGAATCTGGGACGTCATGTCCAACGAGGAGCTGTGCGAGTTTGTCAAATCGAGGCTGGAGGTATCCGACGACCTGGAGAGAGTCTGCAATGAAGTGGTGGACACCTGCCTGCACAAG GGGAGCCGGGATAACATGAGTGTTGTGTTAGTTTGTTTGCCCAACACTCCCAAAGTGTCGGAGGAAGCTGTGAGGAGAGATGCAGAAATCAACCAGTACTTGGAGTCTCGCGTGGAAG CGATGATGTCTCGGCCGGCCAACGAGGGCTTTCCCGACCTGGCCACGGTGATGAGGAACCTGTCCACTGACGGTGGCATGCCGGCACTGCCGCCAGGGGGAGGCCTTGCCAGCAA ACAAAGCGTTATCGAAGCGGTGTACAACAGTCTCAGTCCGTACAGAGAAGAAGAAGGGGTCAGTATCCGCCGCGCTATCCAAGACTTTGTAGCTTCCTCATCATTTGACAAGTCGAAATGA
- the ppm1ba gene encoding protein phosphatase 1B isoform X3 → MGAFLDKPKTEKHNAHGEGNGIRYGLSSMQGWRVEMEDAHTAALGLPAPGLTDWSFFAVYDGHAGSRVANYCSKHLLEHIISASFGAGGQQSSSAASESTTDAPLAEIAPTVEAVKAGIRAGFLRIDEHMRSFSDLRNGMDRSGSTAVGVLLSPEHFFFMNCGDSRAVLYRNSQVCFSTHDHKPCNPRERERIQNAGGSVMIQRVNGSLAVSRALGDYDYKCVVGRGPTEQLVSPEPEVYEMVRTPEQDQFVILACDGIWDVMSNEELCEFVKSRLEVSDDLERVCNEVVDTCLHKGSRDNMSVVLVCLPNTPKVSEEAVRRDAEINQYLESRVEAMMSRPANEGFPDLATVMRNLSTDGGMPALPPGGGLASKQSVIEAVYNSLSPYREEEGSGANLECHW, encoded by the exons ATGGGTGCCTTCCTGGACAAGCCCAAAACGGAGAAGCACAACGCCCATGGCGAAGGGAACGGCATCCGCTACGGGCTGAGCTCCATGCAGGGCTGGCGCGTGGAGATGGAAGATGCTCACACAGCCGCGCTGGGACTGCCCGCACCCGGTCTGACGGACTGGTCCTTTTTTGCCGTCTATGACGGCCATGCGGGCTCCAGGGTTGCCAACTACTGCTCCAAGCACCTTCTGGAACACATAATCAGTGCCAGTTTCGGGGCCGGGGGGCAGCAGAGCTCGTCAGCCGCTTCAGAGAGCACGACCGACGCACCTCTGGCAGAGATTGCCCCCACGGTGGAGGCGGTGAAAGCCGGCATCCGGGCGGGCTTCCTGAGGATCGACGAGCACATGCGCAGCTTCTCGGACCTGCGCAACGGCATGGACCGAAGTGGCTCCACGGCCGTGGGCGTCCTCCTCTCGCCCGAGCATTTCTTTTTCATGAACTGCGGCGACTCTCGAGCCGTTTTGTACCGAAACTCCCAAGTGTGCTTCTCCACGCACGACCACAAGCCTTGCAACCCGCGCGAGAGGGAGCGCATCCAGAACGCCGGCGGATCCGTCATGATCCAGAGGGTGAACGGGTCGCTGGCCGTCTCCCGGGCCTTGGGGGACTACGACTATAAGTGCGTCGTTGGAAGGGGCCCCACCGAGCAGCTGGTGAGCCCCGAGCCGGAGGTGTACGAGATGGTTCGGACCCCTGAGCAGGATCAGTTTGTGATCCTGGCGTGCGACGGAATCTGGGACGTCATGTCCAACGAGGAGCTGTGCGAGTTTGTCAAATCGAGGCTGGAGGTATCCGACGACCTGGAGAGAGTCTGCAATGAAGTGGTGGACACCTGCCTGCACAAG GGGAGCCGGGATAACATGAGTGTTGTGTTAGTTTGTTTGCCCAACACTCCCAAAGTGTCGGAGGAAGCTGTGAGGAGAGATGCAGAAATCAACCAGTACTTGGAGTCTCGCGTGGAAG CGATGATGTCTCGGCCGGCCAACGAGGGCTTTCCCGACCTGGCCACGGTGATGAGGAACCTGTCCACTGACGGTGGCATGCCGGCACTGCCGCCAGGGGGAGGCCTTGCCAGCAA ACAAAGCGTTATCGAAGCGGTGTACAACAGTCTCAGTCCGTACAGAGAAGAAGAAGGG AGCGGCGCCAACTTGGAGTGTCACTGGTAG